One Lycium barbarum isolate Lr01 chromosome 5, ASM1917538v2, whole genome shotgun sequence genomic window carries:
- the LOC132641737 gene encoding uncharacterized protein LOC132641737 has protein sequence MLWKIQNGQSSFWWDNWTGHGAIATYCPKYVHSIKTKVSYFILDKEWDIQRLVEILPDWLLQHVTPIKIGSETKQDYLIWKPATDGIFTNKEAWNDIREHRQKDLLINKAWHKNIPFKVSFLTWRLIKSKLPFTNNSVCRFVDMLVDCLCCANAQPETIQHFFMESEPAQFLWKLFGQPLGIKYRVKVVKVFLTEWWLTKRNNGVHKMIIHITPIIICWVMWKTDVRVDMETKGSSIGGAWNSKLNEF, from the coding sequence ATGCTTTGGAAGATTCAAAATGGACAGAGCAGTTTTTGGTGGGACAACTGGACTGGACATGGAGCTATTGCTACCTACTGCCCAAAATATGTTCACTCCATTAAGACAAAAGTTAGCTATTTTATCTTGGACAAAGAATGGGATATTCAAAGACTGGTAGAAATCTTACCTGATTGGCTACTTCAACATGTTACTCCTATCAAGATAGGATCAGAAACAAAACAAGACTATCTAATATGGAAGCCAGCTACAGATGGAATTTTCACAAATAAAGAAGCATGGAATGACATAAGAGAGCATAGACAGAAGGACTTGTTGATCAACAAGGCTTGGCATAAGAACATCCCTTTTAAAGTTTCTTTTCTTACGTGGAGATTAATCAAAAGTAAGCTACCTTTCACTAATAACTCCGTTTGCAGATTTGTGGACATGCTTGTGGATTGCTTATGCTGCGCAAATGCTCAACCAGAGACTATTCAACATTTTTTTATGGAAAGTGAGCCTGCTCAGTTTTTATGGAAGCTTTTTGGGCAGCCTTTGGGCATCAAGTATCGAGTCAAGGTAGTCAAAGTGTTCCTAACAGAATGGTGGCTTACCAAGAGAAACAATGGAGTGCACAAGATGATAATTCATATTACTCCAATTATCATATGTTGGGTAATGTGGAAAACGGATGTTCGTGTAGATATGGAGACCAAAGGAAGTTCTATAGGAGGAGCATGGAACAGCAAGTTAAATGAATTCTAA